A DNA window from Gillisia sp. Hel1_33_143 contains the following coding sequences:
- a CDS encoding metallophosphatase, giving the protein MDKTFTPIICKIASIKKLLFILIILLVNSTFAQVVRSSENKEISRAFYITANTGVDDSDISQQILKQITIASQKDDAATALIVGNLTREHGYQKNHEKRKEEEEYLQKNLLQPLKDFNGEIIFTPGENEWNKKGHKALDDLESFLQDNSKAKFWPNDGCALESENINDDIAMIMIDSQWFLEDWDNYPYINNKCDLKTREQFFIEFRDELKDGQGKTIIVAIHDPILTNTKFGLINKIGGFSSQTFHNEQQRELHDRLEAIAREFEDVIFVSGKDRNLQYLDHHEVPQIISGAATSTQKAKIHKEGHFASDKNGYAKLTIYKDGSSVVDFYAVSGNTSELIFTKNIKRQRTTLDEVSYRPRTEYGKTKAASVYTDEETDKTGFYKWVWGDHYREIYSKKIEAPVLFLEDLPNNMRPISEGGGHQSRSLRLINDNENEYTLRALKKSAVRFIQSSIKDHYVGDYLQNTVAERIVEDYYTTSHPYAPFAVNDLSKDLNILHANPEIYYVPKQKGLGIFNDEYGDELYMLEEHVGDENKEFEIFGNADDILSTTDLLEELQESKDAYVNEDAYIKARLFDMLIGDWDRHFDQWRWAEFEQEDGRKMYQPIPRDRDQAFSKYDGPIIPLIKLGVPIFRAMQTFEKPLKSVKWFNFAAYTLDNALITTSDWKDWEDQVTYIQQNLTDAQIDEAFNNLPEDVKDDSIEKIKMLLKQRRDNLKEVAQEYFDHLNKFDVLIGTEEDDKFLITREKDGITSISISNKDKEVFKNSYNANDTKEIWIYGLDGDDEFKIVGDGNNPIKLKVLGGEEHDIYDFENTRNAKVYDYKSKDNTIKNPGTHKWLTDSYEVNNYDYTNRKYSQNKIFPNLSFSTDAGLKAGLSDTYTTYGLAKNPFTTQHKVALNYYFATQGWEFQYNGEFAHIFYNWNLGIEALYTSPNFTMNYFGKGNGTSYDENDVSLDYNRVNIEQWRFAPSLIWKNNRGSRFMITPMIEGMEVSNNDDRFITQDFPAPNDIYEEQIYAGGEVSYQYLNKANNPAFPNAGMQFDITTGYKKNIDGNDNHFAYIKPAVSIDYPIHPSGVAVLATKIGSEFVLGDNYEFYHAATLGGNNSLRAYRNERFNGRSAIYQSTDLRVGFAKFKTNFIPIRLGATLGYDYGRIWDDIDNSDKWHQSYGGSIFVNGFSAFTGNVGYYTSEEGSRVIFTFGFKF; this is encoded by the coding sequence ATGGATAAAACATTTACCCCAATAATCTGCAAAATAGCATCAATTAAGAAATTACTTTTTATCTTAATCATATTACTTGTAAATTCAACTTTCGCTCAGGTTGTAAGATCTTCAGAAAATAAGGAGATTTCTAGAGCTTTCTATATCACTGCTAACACGGGTGTAGATGATTCTGATATATCTCAACAGATTCTTAAGCAAATAACAATTGCTTCGCAAAAGGATGATGCTGCTACTGCCCTCATAGTTGGAAACTTAACCAGAGAGCATGGATATCAAAAGAATCATGAAAAAAGGAAAGAAGAGGAAGAATATCTTCAAAAGAACTTACTACAACCTTTAAAAGATTTTAATGGGGAAATCATCTTTACTCCTGGTGAGAATGAATGGAATAAGAAAGGTCACAAAGCTTTAGATGATCTAGAGTCCTTTTTACAGGATAACAGTAAAGCCAAATTCTGGCCAAATGATGGATGCGCACTAGAAAGTGAGAATATCAATGATGATATTGCCATGATCATGATTGATTCTCAATGGTTTCTGGAAGACTGGGATAATTACCCATATATCAATAACAAATGTGATCTTAAAACACGCGAACAATTCTTCATTGAATTTAGAGATGAATTAAAAGACGGACAGGGAAAAACGATTATAGTTGCTATACATGATCCTATTCTTACCAACACTAAATTCGGGTTGATCAATAAGATTGGAGGATTTTCATCGCAAACTTTCCATAACGAGCAACAAAGAGAATTGCATGATAGACTGGAAGCAATAGCTAGAGAGTTTGAAGATGTGATCTTTGTGTCTGGAAAGGATAGAAACTTGCAATATCTAGATCATCATGAAGTTCCACAAATTATTAGTGGTGCAGCTACTTCAACTCAAAAAGCTAAGATCCATAAAGAAGGACATTTCGCATCAGATAAAAATGGGTATGCTAAGCTTACTATCTATAAAGATGGTAGCTCTGTGGTAGATTTTTACGCTGTATCTGGCAATACTTCAGAATTAATATTCACAAAGAATATAAAAAGACAACGAACTACCTTAGATGAAGTGAGCTATAGACCAAGAACAGAATATGGTAAAACAAAAGCAGCTTCTGTCTATACAGACGAAGAAACAGATAAAACAGGTTTCTATAAATGGGTTTGGGGAGATCATTACAGAGAAATTTACAGTAAGAAAATAGAGGCCCCAGTCTTATTTTTGGAAGATCTACCAAACAATATGAGACCAATTTCTGAAGGTGGAGGGCATCAATCCCGATCTTTACGATTAATTAATGATAATGAAAATGAATATACGCTAAGAGCTTTAAAAAAGAGCGCCGTAAGATTTATTCAAAGCAGCATTAAAGACCATTACGTAGGAGATTATCTTCAAAATACAGTAGCAGAAAGAATTGTAGAAGATTATTATACTACTTCTCACCCTTATGCTCCTTTTGCGGTAAATGATCTTTCTAAAGATCTTAATATTCTTCACGCTAACCCGGAGATCTATTATGTGCCTAAACAAAAAGGTCTTGGGATATTTAATGATGAATATGGAGATGAACTTTACATGTTGGAAGAACATGTGGGAGACGAAAATAAAGAATTTGAGATCTTTGGTAATGCAGATGATATTCTAAGCACTACAGATTTATTAGAAGAATTACAAGAATCCAAAGACGCTTACGTAAACGAGGATGCATATATAAAAGCCAGACTTTTTGATATGCTCATTGGAGACTGGGATAGACATTTTGATCAATGGAGATGGGCAGAATTTGAGCAGGAAGACGGAAGAAAGATGTATCAGCCAATACCTAGAGATAGAGATCAGGCATTTTCAAAATATGACGGACCTATAATTCCACTTATTAAATTGGGAGTACCAATTTTTAGAGCAATGCAAACTTTTGAAAAACCACTTAAAAGTGTAAAATGGTTCAACTTTGCAGCTTATACTTTAGATAATGCACTTATCACTACTTCAGACTGGAAAGATTGGGAAGATCAGGTAACTTACATTCAACAGAATCTTACAGATGCCCAAATAGATGAAGCATTTAATAATCTTCCGGAAGATGTGAAGGATGATAGCATTGAAAAAATTAAAATGCTTCTTAAACAAAGAAGAGATAATTTAAAAGAGGTTGCACAGGAATATTTTGATCATTTAAATAAGTTTGATGTGCTTATTGGTACAGAAGAAGATGATAAATTTCTTATTACTCGAGAGAAAGATGGTATAACCTCTATTTCTATTTCAAATAAAGATAAAGAGGTATTTAAAAATAGCTATAATGCTAATGATACCAAGGAAATCTGGATCTATGGATTGGATGGTGATGATGAATTTAAAATTGTTGGAGATGGAAATAACCCTATAAAACTTAAAGTTTTAGGAGGTGAAGAGCATGATATCTACGATTTTGAAAATACTAGAAATGCTAAAGTCTATGATTATAAGAGTAAAGATAATACCATCAAAAATCCTGGAACTCACAAATGGCTTACAGATTCTTATGAAGTAAATAATTACGATTATACCAATAGAAAATATTCCCAGAATAAGATCTTCCCAAATCTAAGCTTCAGCACAGACGCTGGACTTAAAGCCGGATTATCTGATACCTACACCACATACGGTCTTGCAAAAAACCCATTTACCACACAACATAAAGTGGCATTAAACTATTATTTTGCTACTCAAGGTTGGGAATTTCAGTACAATGGAGAATTTGCACATATCTTTTATAACTGGAACTTAGGAATTGAAGCACTTTATACCAGTCCTAATTTTACCATGAACTATTTTGGTAAAGGAAATGGAACTAGTTATGATGAAAACGATGTGTCTTTAGATTATAATCGTGTTAATATTGAACAATGGAGATTTGCACCATCTTTAATTTGGAAGAACAATAGAGGTAGTAGGTTTATGATTACTCCTATGATTGAGGGTATGGAAGTTTCTAATAATGACGATAGATTTATTACTCAGGATTTTCCTGCGCCAAATGATATTTATGAAGAACAGATCTATGCCGGTGGAGAGGTAAGTTACCAATACCTAAATAAAGCTAATAACCCTGCTTTCCCTAATGCCGGAATGCAGTTTGACATTACTACGGGATACAAAAAGAATATTGATGGTAATGATAATCATTTTGCATATATAAAACCGGCAGTTTCTATAGACTACCCTATACACCCAAGTGGTGTAGCAGTGCTAGCAACTAAGATTGGAAGTGAATTTGTTCTTGGAGACAATTATGAATTCTATCACGCAGCTACTTTAGGGGGTAATAATAGCTTAAGAGCTTACAGAAATGAAAGATTTAATGGGAGATCTGCAATCTATCAAAGTACAGATCTACGAGTAGGTTTTGCCAAATTTAAAACCAACTTCATTCCAATTAGGCTGGGAGCAACCTTAGGTTATGATTATGGTAGAATTTGGGATGATATAGACAATTCTGATAAATGGCACCAAAGTTATGGAGGGTCTATTTTTGTAAATGGATTTAGTGCCTTTACAGGAAACGTAGGATATTATACCAGTGAAGAAGGAAGCAGAGTAATTTTTACATTCGGATTTAAATTCTAA
- a CDS encoding RagB/SusD family nutrient uptake outer membrane protein, whose amino-acid sequence MKINSSKFKAILLLLVLSLGYGCSEEYLKDTQEYNISSENYFNSEEDYYNALIGVYDILQSTYVNVLLGEIASDNTVSGGESATDVIGFQQVDAMSHTPVNDNLDDVWDWNFAGVQRANYILEFKDKTEFEGKSKIIAEARFLRAYFTFELVKWFGPLPLKGDTRFVLGDEKSIPRSPVSEVYAQIESDLQFAVDNLDYTAPQVGRATKGAALALLGKAYLYQEKFAPAASALTQVIDNGPYSLSNFNNLFEQAGENNEESVFEVQYTGEEGAGFECLQCSEGNVAVGFQGIRNYAGPLFEPGYSFNLPTQEAYDIFSDADIRKDLSILDIDAWAAETGATFAEGYKHTGFYNRKYLPRENDNAGDANLTQPNNYRSIRYADVLLMAAEALNRGGIDDGKASMYLNEVRERANLEPVTVTGSSLTDIIYSERRKELVGEGHRFFDLVRTGKAAQAINGFTSGKNEIFPIPLEEIEFSQGNWEQNPGY is encoded by the coding sequence ATGAAGATAAATAGTTCAAAATTTAAAGCTATTCTATTGTTACTCGTACTCTCATTGGGTTATGGATGTAGCGAAGAGTATTTAAAGGATACGCAAGAATATAATATTAGTTCTGAAAATTATTTCAACTCAGAAGAAGATTATTACAATGCGTTGATAGGGGTTTATGATATCCTGCAATCTACTTATGTAAACGTTCTTCTAGGTGAGATCGCCTCAGATAATACGGTAAGTGGTGGAGAAAGCGCTACAGATGTTATAGGGTTTCAACAAGTAGATGCAATGTCTCATACTCCGGTAAATGATAATTTGGATGATGTTTGGGATTGGAACTTTGCGGGAGTACAACGCGCAAATTACATTCTAGAATTTAAAGACAAGACCGAGTTTGAAGGTAAATCTAAGATAATTGCAGAAGCAAGATTTTTAAGAGCTTATTTCACTTTTGAACTGGTAAAATGGTTTGGCCCTCTTCCTCTTAAAGGAGATACTCGATTTGTTTTAGGAGATGAAAAAAGCATCCCTAGATCTCCAGTATCAGAAGTATACGCTCAAATAGAGTCTGACCTTCAATTTGCTGTAGACAATTTAGATTATACTGCTCCACAAGTTGGTAGAGCTACTAAAGGAGCTGCTTTAGCTTTACTAGGAAAAGCTTACTTATATCAAGAAAAATTTGCTCCAGCAGCAAGCGCTTTAACTCAGGTTATAGATAATGGTCCTTATTCATTATCAAATTTTAATAACCTTTTTGAGCAGGCTGGTGAGAATAATGAAGAATCTGTTTTTGAAGTTCAATATACAGGAGAAGAGGGAGCAGGTTTTGAGTGTCTTCAGTGTAGTGAAGGTAACGTAGCAGTAGGTTTTCAAGGGATTAGAAATTATGCCGGTCCTTTATTTGAGCCAGGCTATAGTTTCAATCTACCTACTCAAGAAGCTTATGATATTTTCTCAGATGCAGATATTAGAAAAGATCTTTCCATATTAGATATTGATGCTTGGGCTGCAGAAACAGGAGCAACATTTGCTGAAGGGTACAAGCATACAGGATTCTATAACAGGAAATATCTTCCACGCGAGAATGATAATGCTGGAGATGCAAACTTAACTCAGCCAAACAATTACAGATCTATTAGATATGCAGATGTATTATTAATGGCTGCAGAAGCTTTAAATCGTGGTGGTATAGATGATGGAAAAGCTAGTATGTACTTAAATGAAGTTAGAGAAAGAGCAAATCTAGAACCAGTAACTGTAACAGGAAGCAGCCTTACAGATATTATCTATTCTGAAAGAAGAAAAGAATTGGTAGGAGAAGGTCATAGATTCTTTGATCTTGTAAGAACTGGAAAAGCGGCGCAAGCTATAAATGGATTTACTTCCGGGAAGAACGAAATATTCCCGATTCCATTAGAAGAAATAGAATTTTCACAAGGTAACTGGGAGCAAAATCCAGGATATTAA
- a CDS encoding triple tyrosine motif-containing protein yields MKFLINLFFLLGITLGYSQELPPVINFDPNQYNAGNQNWMISQGTNKNLYVANGTGLLEYNGEQWNLYPVPNNTIIRSVKAVGEKIFTGAYMEAGYWVKNEFGTLNYTSLNSKFPKPLHDGEQFWHIENLGEMVIFQSFEGLYLYDPVSDNVSRIDTKGEQPITNLFKVNDQIYFQRADLGLFTIKNGTPQLLISGEVLEGTELMQLFWSENKLQLIGRAGGFYYWDGNDLIPSQQNLTDKIQGVSIYSAIDLLDDTMVIGTVENGIYHIDKNGEILSHFNQTNGLLNNTVLSLFLDNEKNIWAGLDNGLSIINLNSPFGLFQDKNGKIGSVYTSYVYNDYLYLGTNQGLYCKRINEEEFKLIPETNGQVWSLQIVDSTLFCGHNNGTYVVNENIASLVSDRSGTWTVKKLKGFSNVFIQGHYNGISFIKKNENGFEDIPMLKNFPHSSKFIVPEDDGSIWIGNEHKGVFRISISEDLRDITDSKNYRFEGTSGITSSIFKFNDRLYYATTKDIFQYMPTSDEFSKDNRLAEVLKKVNRISGNIVNEGSDKIWGFSDNSVFYVSLSPLNSKYNYKAIYLPNDLRNVTKGHENITRFNQDTYLLGTANGYLTFNESAISAELYEVQIDRIIKSTLNNNSELVSLKGGDAFHYKSNNINIDYSIPEFKKFNFPLYSYRLIGLSPTWSVWSKSARINFNNLPHGHYEFQVRGKIGDTVTEIAIYNFVIARPWYLSYVALAVYVLLFLFIIYLVNSAYNKHHQKINEENKKALKMQNLEAEQKIVKLQNEQLEKEMASKNKELAVSTMSLIKKNEFLNSIKDQLKESDSSKVRSVIKTIDKDISEADNWNYFKEAFNNADKDFFKKMKFFHPDLTSNDLKLCAYLRLNLSSKEIAPLLNISVKSVEIKRYRLRKKMDLPRETNLVEYILAI; encoded by the coding sequence TTGAAATTTCTTATAAATTTATTCTTTCTTCTTGGTATTACTCTTGGCTATTCTCAGGAGCTGCCGCCAGTAATTAATTTTGATCCAAATCAATACAATGCTGGGAATCAAAATTGGATGATCTCTCAGGGGACGAACAAGAATCTGTATGTAGCCAATGGCACCGGACTTTTGGAATACAATGGTGAGCAATGGAACTTATACCCGGTTCCAAATAATACTATTATAAGGTCTGTAAAAGCGGTAGGAGAAAAGATTTTTACCGGAGCTTATATGGAAGCAGGGTATTGGGTGAAGAATGAATTTGGAACTTTAAATTATACCAGCTTAAATAGTAAATTTCCTAAGCCCTTACATGATGGTGAGCAGTTTTGGCATATAGAAAATTTAGGAGAAATGGTGATTTTTCAGAGTTTTGAAGGGCTGTATCTTTATGATCCTGTTTCGGATAATGTGAGTAGAATAGATACTAAGGGAGAGCAGCCAATTACCAATCTTTTTAAGGTAAATGATCAAATTTATTTTCAACGTGCAGACCTGGGACTTTTTACAATTAAGAATGGAACACCACAATTACTTATTTCTGGTGAGGTGTTGGAAGGAACAGAATTAATGCAACTATTTTGGAGTGAGAATAAATTACAGCTTATTGGTCGTGCCGGAGGATTTTATTATTGGGATGGAAATGATTTAATACCGTCTCAACAAAATCTTACAGATAAGATTCAAGGGGTAAGTATCTATTCAGCTATAGATCTTTTAGATGATACTATGGTAATAGGAACTGTAGAGAATGGGATATATCATATAGATAAGAATGGAGAAATACTAAGTCACTTTAATCAAACCAATGGTTTGCTAAATAATACGGTCTTAAGTTTGTTTCTGGATAATGAAAAGAATATCTGGGCGGGCTTAGATAATGGTTTAAGTATTATTAATCTTAATTCCCCATTTGGCCTATTTCAAGATAAAAATGGGAAGATTGGCTCTGTATATACCTCGTATGTCTATAATGATTATTTGTATCTAGGAACAAATCAGGGTTTGTATTGTAAACGCATTAATGAAGAAGAATTTAAGCTAATTCCTGAAACAAATGGACAGGTTTGGAGCTTACAAATTGTAGATAGCACCTTATTTTGTGGACATAATAATGGTACGTATGTAGTAAACGAAAATATTGCGTCTCTTGTTTCTGATAGGTCTGGTACCTGGACAGTAAAGAAGTTGAAGGGTTTTTCTAACGTTTTTATTCAGGGACATTATAACGGTATCAGTTTTATTAAAAAGAATGAAAATGGATTTGAAGATATTCCAATGCTCAAAAATTTTCCTCATTCATCCAAATTCATTGTCCCAGAAGATGATGGGAGTATTTGGATCGGGAATGAGCATAAAGGAGTGTTTAGAATTTCAATTTCTGAAGACCTACGTGATATTACCGACTCTAAAAATTATAGATTTGAAGGTACATCGGGTATAACTTCTAGCATTTTTAAGTTCAATGATAGATTGTATTATGCCACTACCAAAGATATTTTCCAGTATATGCCTACTTCAGATGAATTCTCGAAGGATAATAGATTGGCAGAAGTTCTAAAAAAGGTAAATAGAATTTCAGGGAATATAGTTAATGAGGGAAGCGATAAGATCTGGGGATTTTCTGATAATTCTGTTTTCTATGTAAGTTTATCTCCTCTCAATTCTAAGTATAACTATAAAGCTATCTACCTTCCTAACGATCTTAGAAATGTAACTAAGGGCCATGAAAATATTACAAGATTTAATCAAGACACATATCTGCTAGGGACGGCAAATGGATACCTTACTTTTAATGAATCTGCAATTTCTGCAGAACTTTATGAAGTGCAAATAGATAGGATAATTAAGTCCACTCTAAATAATAATTCAGAATTGGTGAGTCTTAAAGGAGGAGATGCATTTCATTATAAATCTAACAATATCAATATTGACTATAGTATACCGGAATTTAAAAAATTTAATTTTCCTCTTTATAGTTATCGGTTAATTGGATTGAGTCCAACCTGGAGTGTATGGTCTAAATCTGCACGAATTAATTTCAATAATCTACCTCATGGTCACTATGAATTTCAAGTAAGAGGAAAGATAGGTGATACCGTTACCGAAATTGCTATATATAATTTTGTAATAGCTCGCCCGTGGTATTTAAGCTATGTAGCTCTTGCTGTATATGTATTGCTATTTTTGTTTATTATTTATTTGGTGAATAGTGCATACAATAAACATCATCAAAAGATTAATGAAGAAAACAAAAAGGCCTTGAAAATGCAGAATTTAGAGGCAGAGCAAAAGATCGTTAAGCTGCAGAATGAACAGCTTGAAAAAGAGATGGCAAGTAAGAATAAAGAATTAGCTGTTTCTACTATGAGTCTTATCAAGAAGAATGAATTCTTAAATAGCATAAAAGATCAATTAAAAGAATCAGACTCTTCCAAGGTAAGATCTGTGATAAAGACAATTGATAAGGATATCAGTGAGGCAGACAATTGGAATTATTTTAAAGAAGCTTTCAATAATGCAGATAAAGATTTTTTTAAGAAGATGAAATTCTTTCATCCAGACCTCACTTCTAATGATCTAAAATTATGCGCGTATTTAAGATTAAATCTATCTTCGAAAGAGATCGCTCCACTTCTCAATATTTCAGTAAAAAGTGTGGAAATTAAACGATATCGTTTGCGTAAAAAAATGGATTTACCGCGAGAAACGAACTTAGTGGAATACATTCTAGCCATTTAG
- a CDS encoding SusC/RagA family TonB-linked outer membrane protein: protein MKRFTCLVIVLFGGIFSMCAQSFSVQGNVTDENNLPLLGVNVLVKNETRGTTTDFDGNYSIDNISSGDVLQFTYVGFISKEITITNQKSLDVTLQSDSEALAEVVVIGYGTQKRKDITGAVSVVSAKTIDELNPIKLEQALQGTAAGVNVTPSSGAPGAEININIRGVASNSENGPLVLIDGYQGSLETLNPNDVESISILKDAQAAIYGIAGANGVVLITTKGGKKDTAPTIQYDTYIGMQQTSRKIPVLNATEYAVLINESYANNGQALPFPDVSGLGTGTDFQDEVFDTSPIINHNLTLSGGSEKVTYSVGGSHLYQEGIIGAAKSDFRRSTARFNVGIDISDQFKFTGNSIYTSIDRRSINENGLGSVLFNALNYAPTFAIDQQDTNGIFGNEIINPLSQIENTFNDYNLNKFNGSFSLDYKPLEELVFTSRIGYTLANSKSKTFNPIIDFYGPSKVFNNVRSSVNQNRINDNSYTYDLFGTYDKTFNDMHHVTLTGGMTVIREWGDGLYATGYDVPNNSYEFADISLTTGTNDGLNNSAYKYDIRKLSFFGRLQYDFEGKYLVSGMLRRDASTRFSEENRVGYFPSATAGWILSEEDFLKNSNTVSFLKFRASYGILGNDEAGGAEFYRSLLNGEATYVLDGNLVNGTALGRLANPGAGWEEAEKTNFGVDLRMFKSKLDITADIFREDRNDLLVQGIPVSGIFGGGAPGAGAPTINAGTTRNEGVEFSFKYSDIIGDDFSYSVSYNTTFLKNEVTEVNGTEFIAGGNFGVGQPQPARFQEGFPIGYFYGYKTDGIFQTQADVDNAPSQVALGAAAAPGDLRYVDINGDGVINTDDRTEIGDPIPTATMGLNINLNYKNFDFTAYTYASLGNDMIRNYARNQPNVNRHALYLDRWTGVGTSNDVPRLTTGATSNIAFSEFYVEDASYARIQNVQLGYSLPGEMLSNVGINRLRIYASVNNLYTFTKYKGFDPAASTGEAIGGGIDYGFYPVPRIFIAGLNLNF from the coding sequence ATGAAGAGATTTACATGCTTAGTAATTGTCCTTTTTGGGGGAATTTTTTCTATGTGCGCGCAATCGTTTTCGGTTCAGGGAAATGTCACAGATGAAAATAATTTACCACTATTAGGGGTCAATGTATTAGTGAAAAATGAAACTAGGGGAACTACCACAGATTTTGATGGTAATTATTCTATCGATAACATATCATCTGGAGATGTGTTACAATTTACGTATGTGGGTTTTATTTCTAAAGAGATCACCATAACAAATCAAAAATCTTTAGATGTAACCTTGCAATCAGACTCTGAAGCTTTAGCCGAAGTAGTAGTTATTGGTTATGGTACACAAAAGAGAAAGGATATTACGGGAGCGGTTTCTGTTGTTTCGGCAAAAACTATAGACGAATTAAATCCTATTAAATTAGAGCAAGCTTTACAAGGAACTGCAGCTGGGGTAAATGTTACTCCATCTTCTGGAGCTCCTGGAGCAGAAATCAACATTAACATTAGAGGTGTTGCCTCTAATAGTGAGAATGGTCCACTTGTATTAATAGATGGGTATCAAGGCAGTTTAGAAACCTTAAATCCAAATGATGTAGAATCTATTTCTATTCTAAAAGATGCGCAAGCTGCAATTTATGGTATTGCCGGAGCAAACGGGGTGGTATTGATCACTACCAAAGGAGGGAAGAAAGATACAGCACCTACTATACAATATGATACATATATTGGGATGCAACAGACCTCGAGAAAAATCCCTGTATTAAATGCTACAGAATATGCAGTGCTAATAAATGAAAGCTATGCAAATAATGGACAAGCATTGCCTTTTCCAGATGTAAGTGGACTGGGTACAGGAACAGATTTCCAAGACGAAGTGTTTGATACCTCTCCAATTATCAATCATAACTTAACATTATCTGGAGGATCAGAAAAAGTGACTTACTCTGTAGGTGGTTCTCATCTTTATCAAGAAGGTATTATTGGAGCTGCTAAATCTGATTTCAGAAGAAGTACAGCAAGATTCAATGTAGGTATTGATATTAGCGATCAATTTAAATTTACTGGTAATTCTATCTATACAAGTATTGATAGAAGATCTATTAATGAGAATGGTTTAGGATCTGTATTATTTAATGCACTAAACTACGCTCCAACTTTCGCAATAGATCAACAAGATACTAATGGGATCTTTGGGAATGAGATCATTAATCCATTATCTCAAATAGAGAATACGTTTAATGATTATAACTTAAATAAGTTTAATGGTTCTTTTAGTTTAGACTATAAGCCATTAGAAGAATTGGTATTTACTTCTAGAATTGGATACACTTTAGCAAATAGTAAATCTAAAACCTTTAACCCTATAATAGATTTCTACGGACCAAGTAAAGTTTTTAATAATGTAAGAAGTTCTGTAAACCAAAATAGAATTAATGATAACAGTTATACATATGACCTTTTTGGTACGTATGATAAAACTTTCAATGATATGCACCATGTTACTTTAACTGGTGGTATGACGGTTATTCGCGAATGGGGTGACGGTCTTTATGCAACAGGGTATGATGTTCCAAACAACTCTTATGAATTTGCAGATATTAGCTTAACCACCGGTACTAACGATGGTTTAAATAACTCTGCATATAAATATGATATTAGAAAATTATCATTCTTTGGAAGGCTTCAATATGATTTTGAAGGTAAATATCTTGTTTCTGGAATGCTAAGAAGAGATGCTTCCACTAGATTTAGTGAAGAGAATAGAGTTGGATACTTCCCATCGGCAACTGCAGGATGGATATTATCTGAAGAAGATTTTTTAAAGAATTCAAATACAGTAAGTTTCTTAAAGTTTAGAGCTAGTTACGGAATTCTAGGAAATGATGAAGCTGGAGGTGCAGAATTTTACAGATCCTTACTTAATGGAGAGGCTACTTATGTATTAGATGGAAATCTAGTTAATGGAACCGCACTAGGAAGATTAGCAAATCCGGGTGCTGGATGGGAAGAAGCAGAAAAGACCAACTTTGGTGTAGATCTAAGAATGTTTAAAAGCAAATTAGATATTACTGCAGATATTTTTAGAGAAGATAGAAATGATCTACTTGTTCAGGGAATACCAGTTTCAGGAATATTTGGAGGAGGAGCGCCGGGAGCCGGAGCACCTACAATTAATGCAGGTACTACCAGAAACGAAGGTGTAGAATTTTCTTTTAAATATTCAGATATTATTGGAGATGACTTTAGCTACAGCGTAAGTTATAACACCACATTTCTAAAGAACGAAGTTACAGAGGTTAATGGAACTGAATTTATTGCCGGTGGTAATTTTGGAGTAGGACAGCCGCAACCAGCTAGATTTCAGGAAGGTTTTCCAATTGGATATTTCTATGGATATAAAACAGATGGAATCTTCCAAACTCAGGCAGATGTAGATAATGCACCTTCGCAGGTAGCGTTAGGAGCTGCAGCAGCGCCGGGAGATCTAAGATACGTAGATATCAATGGAGATGGAGTTATCAATACAGATGATCGTACCGAAATTGGAGATCCAATTCCTACGGCTACCATGGGGCTTAACATCAACTTAAACTATAAGAATTTTGATTTTACTGCATATACCTATGCTTCTTTAGGGAATGATATGATAAGAAACTATGCAAGAAATCAACCTAATGTGAATAGACACGCCTTATATCTAGACAGATGGACAGGTGTTGGTACTAGCAATGATGTTCCTAGATTAACTACAGGAGCCACTTCAAACATTGCGTTTTCAGAATTCTATGTAGAAGATGCTTCATATGCTAGAATTCAAAATGTACAATTAGGATATTCTTTACCTGGAGAAATGCTTTCCAATGTTGGTATCAACAGATTAAGAATATATGCTTCAGTAAACAACCTATATACCTTTACAAAATATAAAGGTTTTGATCCTGCTGCATCTACAGGTGAAGCTATTGGAGGAGGTATAGATTACGGATTCTATCCGGTGCCAAGAATTTTTATTGCCGGATTAAATCTTAACTTTTAA